A region from the Deinococcus cellulosilyticus NBRC 106333 = KACC 11606 genome encodes:
- the polA gene encoding DNA polymerase I, whose translation MSVTNSQGAGIKKIVIVDGHALAFRSYFAITSLTNSRGESLNAVFGFLKTITRLLKDEGHCILVTFDIGRTFRHDQYEGYKAGRAEMPQDLPGQIKRIKQVLDLMGIKRFEVEGYEADDIIGTLSKKAEKEGYIVHILTSDRDSYQLINKNVQVIRSDWSLMTEEGVKEKYGVTVDQWVDFRAMIGDPSDNIPGAKGIGEKTAAKLLQEHQTLDNILAAAKEGTLKPPKVAEKILASYDDVLFSRELSRMVIDLDIGLDFSEAHQRSMQDDDLRELLNELEFRSILKELGVGSQVAAKVATEWQDAPADAVWAFGVSKLHDLTADLKAVAYATEEAAYIAMPPSFEVLKGLQDVRAANAKELTTLATLNGVTVDPGDDPLLMAYVLDPNFTSPGDVAQRYLHLEWPDDVAQQASITRKMLDELPKLFNAEQKALYEDLEKPLMCVLAKMELKGVKLDVPFLKGLSESVGQQLRNLEQSIYGFAGREFNVNSRDQLETILYDELQLASGKKTKLTGKRSTAASVLEELREEHPIVGRLLEYREMAKLKGTYLDPLPSLVHPKTGRLHTTFAQTVAATGRLSSLNPNLQNIPVRSDLGREIRKGFIAEPGNVVMTADYSQIELRILAHISGDPSMIDAYLHDADIHRRTAAQIYNIHEEFVTPMQRRAAKTINFGVLYGMSAHRLTNELGISYAEANTFIQRYFNIYPKIREYIESTLEFCRTHGYVQTLLGRRRYIPEIHTKNKVAREAAERVAYNMPIQGTAADIIKKAMLALDSSLEGTGASLTLQVHDELVLEVPEDRVEEVSKILKSCMEGAFELKVPLTVEVGTGKSWYDAK comes from the coding sequence ATGTCTGTAACAAATTCCCAGGGTGCAGGAATCAAGAAAATTGTGATTGTGGACGGCCATGCCCTGGCCTTCCGATCCTACTTTGCCATCACTTCACTGACCAACTCCAGAGGGGAATCGCTGAACGCGGTGTTCGGGTTCCTGAAAACCATCACCCGACTTCTGAAAGATGAGGGTCACTGCATTCTGGTGACCTTCGACATCGGGCGCACCTTCCGTCACGACCAGTACGAGGGGTACAAGGCAGGCCGTGCGGAGATGCCCCAGGACCTTCCTGGTCAGATCAAGCGCATCAAGCAGGTGCTTGACCTGATGGGCATCAAACGCTTTGAGGTTGAAGGGTATGAGGCGGATGACATCATCGGGACCCTCTCCAAGAAAGCCGAAAAAGAGGGGTACATCGTTCACATCCTCACCAGCGACCGGGACTCTTACCAGTTGATCAACAAGAACGTGCAGGTGATCCGCAGCGACTGGTCCCTGATGACCGAAGAGGGTGTGAAGGAAAAATACGGGGTCACGGTGGACCAGTGGGTGGATTTCCGCGCCATGATCGGGGACCCCAGTGACAACATCCCAGGGGCCAAGGGCATCGGTGAGAAGACCGCTGCGAAACTGCTGCAGGAGCACCAGACCCTGGACAACATTCTGGCTGCAGCAAAAGAGGGCACCCTGAAGCCCCCCAAAGTGGCTGAAAAGATTCTGGCCAGTTACGACGATGTGCTGTTCTCGCGTGAGCTCTCCCGCATGGTGATTGACCTGGACATCGGTCTGGACTTCTCCGAGGCGCACCAGCGTTCCATGCAGGACGATGACCTCAGGGAACTGCTGAATGAGCTGGAATTCCGCTCCATCCTGAAAGAACTTGGGGTGGGGTCACAGGTTGCAGCAAAAGTCGCCACTGAGTGGCAGGATGCCCCTGCAGACGCCGTGTGGGCCTTTGGGGTCAGCAAACTGCATGATCTGACTGCCGATCTGAAAGCCGTGGCATATGCCACCGAGGAAGCCGCATACATTGCCATGCCTCCCAGCTTTGAGGTTCTGAAAGGCCTGCAGGATGTGCGTGCAGCGAATGCCAAGGAGCTCACCACACTGGCCACCCTGAATGGGGTGACGGTTGATCCTGGGGACGATCCCCTGCTGATGGCGTACGTGCTGGACCCCAACTTCACCAGTCCTGGAGATGTGGCCCAGCGTTACCTGCATCTGGAGTGGCCGGATGACGTTGCACAGCAGGCCAGCATCACCCGCAAGATGCTGGACGAGTTGCCCAAACTTTTCAATGCAGAACAGAAAGCCCTGTACGAAGATCTGGAAAAACCCCTGATGTGCGTGCTGGCCAAAATGGAACTGAAAGGCGTGAAGCTGGATGTTCCCTTCCTGAAAGGCCTGTCTGAGAGTGTGGGGCAGCAGCTTCGCAATCTGGAGCAGTCCATCTACGGATTTGCAGGCCGCGAATTCAATGTGAACTCCCGCGACCAGCTTGAAACCATCCTGTACGACGAACTGCAACTTGCCAGTGGCAAGAAGACCAAACTGACCGGAAAACGTTCCACTGCGGCCAGTGTGCTGGAGGAACTGCGGGAAGAGCACCCCATCGTGGGCCGCCTTCTGGAATACCGTGAGATGGCAAAACTGAAAGGGACCTATCTGGACCCTCTTCCCTCTCTGGTTCACCCCAAAACCGGACGCCTGCACACCACCTTCGCCCAGACCGTGGCCGCCACCGGACGCCTCAGCAGCCTGAACCCCAACCTGCAGAACATCCCGGTGCGCTCTGACCTGGGCCGCGAAATCCGCAAGGGTTTCATTGCAGAACCCGGCAATGTGGTGATGACCGCCGACTACAGCCAGATCGAACTGCGCATCCTGGCCCACATCTCGGGCGATCCCAGCATGATCGATGCCTACCTGCACGATGCAGACATCCACCGCCGCACTGCTGCTCAGATCTACAACATTCACGAGGAATTCGTGACCCCCATGCAGCGCCGGGCCGCCAAGACCATCAACTTCGGGGTGCTGTACGGCATGAGTGCCCACCGCCTCACCAACGAACTGGGCATCAGTTACGCCGAGGCGAACACCTTCATCCAGCGCTACTTCAACATCTACCCCAAAATCCGCGAGTACATTGAAAGCACCCTGGAGTTCTGCCGCACCCACGGTTACGTGCAGACCCTGCTCGGGCGCAGGCGCTACATCCCCGAGATTCACACCAAGAACAAGGTGGCCCGCGAAGCCGCAGAACGTGTGGCCTACAACATGCCGATCCAGGGCACCGCTGCAGACATCATCAAAAAGGCCATGCTTGCTCTGGACAGTTCCCTCGAGGGCACCGGAGCCAGCCTGACTTTGCAGGTCCATGACGAACTGGTCCTCGAAGTGCCAGAGGACCGTGTGGAAGAGGTCAGCAAGATCCTCAAATCCTGCATGGAAGGAGCTTTTGAGCTGAAAGTGCCTCTGACCGTGGAAGTCGGGACTGGAAAGAGCTGGTACGACGCGAAATAA